The Bacteroidota bacterium DNA window CGGTTTAAAAATATAAGTAAAGTTTTTGCAAATACACAATGAACCAAAGCTTTTTTCGAGCTGCTGTACTTCTAATATTTTAGAGCCCAAACGCTCCATTTTCATTTTTATTTCTACCTTACTATCATCACGCTTAAACGAAGCTTTTTCCGCTATTTCGTGAAAAGCCTCTATCCTGCTTTTTGATTTAGTAGTTCTGGCTTTGGGTTGCTTACGCATCCACTCCAACTCCTTGCGCATGTGTTTTCTGGCTGCTGCAGCCTCCTTATCTTGGTACTCTTCTCTTTGCGCTTTCTTTTCTAAAAAGTAAGCATAGTTACCTCTGTGGGTATATAACTTACCTTCAGCTAATTCTATTATTTCATTACATACTTTATCCAAAAAGTACCTGTCATGGCTTACGAGTAATAAAGTAATGTCATTTACCGTTAAATGCGTTTCCAGCCATTCTATCATTTGTATATCCAAATGATTGGTAGGTTCATCCAAAATAATAAAATCGGGTTGCTGAACCAATACACGGGCTATAGCCAAACGTTTTTTCTGACCACCGCTTAAACTATTAATGGTACTGTGTAAGTTATTGTGTAAATTAAGTTGTTGTAAAATGGTTTTAATTTTGGTTTCAATATCCCAGGCATTTAAATTATCCATGGCCTCCATGGCATATTGCAATTCGTTTTGCAATTGCACATTGGCATGGTCCTTATCCAAGCGTTCCAACACATCATCGTAAGTAGCTACGCATTGCAATAATTCATTGTCCGATTTATAAATAGCCGTCCAAACATCGTCCGTATCATAAAACTGTGGCTCCTGCTCTATATAAGCCCAACGTATATTTTTATCAATAATTACTTGTCCTTCGTCAGCGCTATCGCGCCCACTTAATATATTGAGTAAACTGGTTTTACCTGAGCCATTTTTGGCAATTAATGCAACCCGTTGTCCTTTTGTTACTGTAAGTGTTAAGTTATTGAATAAATGTCTTTCCCCATAATGTTTAGCGAGGTTTTCGGCACGTAAATAATTCATGGCGCAAGTTTAAGCTAATTTGCTAAGCTTAAATAACAATAAGTTTAACATTTAAATCAGTAACCTAAACCTGTAAAATTATGACTTAGTTAACAAGCAGTACTTTATAGCTAACAATCAAACAATTAAAACAATATAGCTATTTAACATTATTTATTATTTACCATATAACCAACCATTTGCCATAATAATCGTTATAGCTACTAAGACAAACTGCTTATGAAAAAAACCTCTTTACTAATTAAACTAATTATTGTTTTATTGCTTTCATCTGTTACGGTAGATGTATTTACCAATGCCACTAATCCACCTGCCGGTACTACCGGAGGTCCTTCGGAAGGAAGTTGTTCCACTTGCCACGGTAGCGGTAATATTACCTTAGGAGCCAACTGGTCGGCCATTACTTTAACAGGTATTATTGGTCCGGGATACATTGCAGGGAGTACTTATATTATAACGGTGGCGGGCAATGCTGCGGCTACCACTAAAAACGGGTTTGAAGTAACTGTTTTAAACAACTTAAACAATACAGCAGGTACCTTGGCCTCTGGAACGGGTAGTGGATTAATAACCAGTGGAGGAAGAACTTATGTACGACAAACGTCAGCATCGCAAAGCTCATGGAGCTTTACATGGACAGCTCCAAACCCTGCAGTAGGTGCTGTTACTTTCTATTTAGCTTATAATGCCACCAACAACAACAGCAGTGCCGATATTGGCGATAATGTTTATATAAAAGCATTTACGTTTACCGAAGCCAGCTCAAATTTACCAACGGCTGTTATCACCCCCTCTGCTACCACCATTTGTTTAGGCGATACTTTATTTTTAAGTGGCAGCGGACAAAATAATCCAACTACTTATAACTGGCAGTTTTTAGGTAATACACCTAATGCAGCCACCGGTAAAAATGTTTTTGTGGTTTATACCAGTACAGGTATTAAAACAGTACGCCTTACTACCTCCAACAACGATGGAAGCTCCTCGCCTACCAACCAGAATATTACGGTGGTGGCAAAACCTACTTCAACTATAACTGCCAGTAATAATGCCATTGTTTGCGATAACGATTCCGTTACCTTAACAGGGCCAACGGGAAGTGGGTTAACTTATTTATGGACACCCGGCAATTTTACCACTCCAAGCATTAAAGCAGGTAACGCAGGTGTTTACACACTGAAAGTTACCAATACAAGCAACAATTGTTTTAGCACCTCCACCAAAACAACTACCAAGCAAGCCAAACCACAAAGCACTTTAATTAATAATAAAGATTCTGTTTGCACTGGCGATACCATTTTATTTGATTTAACAGGCAGTGGATTTTCAGCCATTTACCATATAAACAACAT harbors:
- a CDS encoding ABC-F family ATP-binding cassette domain-containing protein; this translates as MNYLRAENLAKHYGERHLFNNLTLTVTKGQRVALIAKNGSGKTSLLNILSGRDSADEGQVIIDKNIRWAYIEQEPQFYDTDDVWTAIYKSDNELLQCVATYDDVLERLDKDHANVQLQNELQYAMEAMDNLNAWDIETKIKTILQQLNLHNNLHSTINSLSGGQKKRLAIARVLVQQPDFIILDEPTNHLDIQMIEWLETHLTVNDITLLLVSHDRYFLDKVCNEIIELAEGKLYTHRGNYAYFLEKKAQREEYQDKEAAAARKHMRKELEWMRKQPKARTTKSKSRIEAFHEIAEKASFKRDDSKVEIKMKMERLGSKILEVQQLEKSFGSLCICKNFTYIFKPGERIGIIGKNGVGKTTFLNMLLGTEKPDGGKISLGDTVKVGYYSQSGMQLKEDKRVIEVITDIAEYVEMTKGEKLTAKTLLTRFLFDPKKQHNYVSALSGGEKRRLYLLTILMSKPNFLVLDEPTNDLDIETLNVLEEFLEEYGGCIMVVTHDRYFMDTIVDSLFVFEGDGEIRSFNGNYQEYLNEQEEKQAAIYEAKQEANRANSKQETVSVPVQKTEPAKRKLSFKEQKEFEQLDTDLKNLHQLKTELETKLSAPSNQSDSIAQWGKELIEVNNAIDEKELKWLELSE